The Electrophorus electricus isolate fEleEle1 chromosome 19, fEleEle1.pri, whole genome shotgun sequence genome has a segment encoding these proteins:
- the bag1 gene encoding BAG family molecular chaperone regulator 1 — MEMADNTITVTVAYGTSKHNITLTGQDGDEPSLKDLSEALTEATGVPAPSQKIIFKGKSLKDMDERLSSFGIKQGCKLMMIGKRNSPEEEAELKKLKDIEKSVEQTAKKLEKVDDELSGLKNGFLAKDLQAEALNKLDHRVKVAAEQFMKILEQIDTLSLPENFSDCRMKKKGLVKTVQGFLAQCDKIEAGISDHLAKIQTKNLALAEK; from the exons ATGGAGATGGCCGACAACACAATTACAGTGACAGTTGCATATG GCACATCCAAGCACAACATCACACTAACAGGGCAGGATGGAGACGAGCCTTCACTTAAGGATTTATCCGAGGCGCTAACAGAGGCTACGGGTGTACCAGCTCCTTCGCAGAAAATCATTTTCAAAG GGAAGTCCTTGAAGGACATGGACGAAAGGTTGTCAAGCTTTGGGATAAAGCAAGGATGTAAACTTATGATGATTGGGAAAAGG AACAGTCCAGAGGAGGAGGCTGAACTGAAAAAGCTCAAAGACATCGAAAAGTCTGTGGAACAGACGGCCAAGAAGCTTGAGAAAGTGGATGACGAATTGTCAGGACTAaagaat GGATTTTTAGCAAAGGATTTACAGGCTGAAGCGCTTAACAAACTGGACCATAGAGTGAAGGTTGCTGCAGAACAGTTCATGAAGATCCTGGAGCAAATTGACACTttg AGCTTGCCTGAGAATTTTAGTGACTGTAGAATGAAGAAAAAGGGACTTGTGAAAACTGTTCAG GGCTTCCTAGCACAGTGTGACAAAATTGAAGCTGGTATATCGGATCATCTGGCAAAGATTCAGACCAAAAATTTAGCCCTTGCAGAAAAGTGA